The region GGGGCGTAGGCGGCACGCGAGTAACCCAGGCTCTCGAGCCAGTCGAGCCACGCCAGGTGCGCGCCGTTCAAGTCGAGCCCGAGCTCGAAGCCGGGCAGCACGCCCTCGTAGCTCGAGAGCCGCGGGTCGTCCGGCCCGGTCGACTCGCGCGGGTCGATGCTCTGGTCGGTGTAGCCGAAGAGCGTGGGCGTGTAGCCGGCTCGGCGCGAGGCCAGCGCCAGGTTGTCGAAGCGCGCGTCGAGCGGCGTGCCGTTCGCGACCACGCGGTTGTTCAGCTGGTACGTTCCGGTGTAGAGGCACGCGCGGCCCGGGCTGCACGGCGACGCCTGGCTGTAGTGCCGCGCCAGACGCACGCCCTGCGCGGCGAGCCGGTCGAGGTTGGGCGTGCGCACGACCGGATGCCCCGCCGCGGACAGGCAGTCGCCGCGGAACTGGTCGAGCGTGACGAGCAGGACGTTCAAGCTACCGGGAGCAGGTGAAGACCGTCGTCATCGGCACGATGATGCCCAGCGTGAGGATCCCCACTGCCACGCCCCAGAGCGGAACCCACGTCGAGACCTGCTGCAGCCCGCCGGGGCAGCTCCGCGCGTCGATCTCGGTCGACGATCCGATCAGGTGCACGCGGGTGTCGCCGTACGAATCGCCCTTGCCGGTCGGCGCATTCACCATCGTGCCGAGGCAGCCGGTGAGGGAGAAGATCAGGAGGACGGCGATCGCGGAGCGGAAGACGGCTTTCATGGGACTCCTCGGTTGCGGTGGATTCTACGGCTCTCGCGCCGGATCTTGCAGCACGTGCTCGAGCTCGTGAAGCGCGCCGATCACGTGGTGGACCTCGCCGTCGATCGGGCGCTCCGGCGCGAGCCAGATGGTCCGCATCCCGCGCCGCCGCGCTCCGATCAGGTTCGCGCGCGTGTCGTCGACCAGCACGCAGTCACGCGCGGCGACGCCGAGCCGTGTGGTCACCGCGTCGTAGGCGTGCGGCTCGGGCTTGGGCCGCAGGCCCAGATCCTCGATCGCGAACACCGACTCGAACGCGCCGTCCAGATCGAGCAGGCGCAAGACCTGCTCCGCGTGGACGCGCGGGGCATTGGTGAA is a window of Deltaproteobacteria bacterium DNA encoding:
- a CDS encoding phosphonate monoester hydrolase, whose translation is MNVLLVTLDQFRGDCLSAAGHPVVRTPNLDRLAAQGVRLARHYSQASPCSPGRACLYTGTYQLNNRVVANGTPLDARFDNLALASRRAGYTPTLFGYTDQSIDPRESTGPDDPRLSSYEGVLPGFELGLDLNGAHLAWLDWLESLGYSRAAYAP
- a CDS encoding pyrimidine 5'-nucleotidase, which gives rise to MRTLLLDLDETLYPRGNGVLMRIDARINAYLRERVGIPAGEVDALRSRLRDTHGTTLRGLEAHQLVDPHEYLDVVHRVDLSDLLAPAPEVRALLGRLPGRKAVFTNAPRVHAEQVLRLLDLDGAFESVFAIEDLGLRPKPEPHAYDAVTTRLGVAARDCVLVDDTRANLIGARRRGMRTIWLAPERPIDGEVHHVIGALHELEHVLQDPAREP